In the Bacteroidales bacterium genome, one interval contains:
- the ettA gene encoding energy-dependent translational throttle protein EttA, whose protein sequence is MADDKKIIFSMVGVGKIYPPHKKVLNNISLSFFYGAKIGVIGLNGSGKSTLLRIIAGKEKSFEGQVVFSPGYSIGLLEQEPQLDEDKTVRETVEEGLGRIVGLLREYEEIANRFSEPLPEEEMNQLLERQGQLTEQIDAAGGWELDSTISRAMDALNCPEGDVPVSILSGGERRRVALCRLLLQQPDILLLDEPTNHLDAESVQWLEVYLRNYPGTVIAVTHDRYFLDNVAGWILELDRGEGIPWKGNYSSWLEQKARRLEMEEKTESRRRKTLERELEWVRMAPKARQVKSKARLNAYEKLLGEDVKVKEERLEIFIPNGPRLGQKVIEARQVAKAYGDKLLFENLNFVLPPAGIVGVIGPNGAGKTTLFRLIMGLEKPDAGEFVVGETVRLGYVDQEHAAIDPQKTVFEVISGGSDFIRMGGREINARAYVARFNFTGADQEKKVHMLSGGERNRLHLALTLKEEANVLLLDEPTNDIDVNTLRALEEGLEDFAGCAVIISHDRWFLDRVATHILAFEGNAQVYFFEGGFSEYEENRKKRTGETTPKRFRFKKLTR, encoded by the coding sequence ATGGCGGATGACAAAAAAATCATTTTCTCCATGGTGGGAGTGGGGAAAATTTATCCCCCCCACAAAAAGGTGCTGAACAATATTTCCCTGTCGTTTTTCTATGGAGCAAAGATCGGCGTCATAGGTCTCAATGGTTCGGGCAAATCGACCTTGCTGAGAATAATAGCCGGGAAAGAGAAATCGTTTGAGGGGCAGGTGGTTTTTTCCCCGGGGTATTCCATTGGATTGCTCGAACAGGAACCTCAACTTGATGAAGACAAAACAGTCAGGGAAACGGTTGAAGAAGGGCTGGGCAGGATTGTTGGTCTGTTGCGTGAGTACGAGGAAATAGCCAACCGCTTTTCGGAGCCTTTGCCGGAAGAGGAGATGAACCAATTGCTTGAACGGCAGGGACAATTGACTGAACAGATTGATGCAGCCGGTGGCTGGGAACTGGATAGTACTATCAGCCGGGCTATGGATGCCCTCAACTGTCCGGAGGGAGATGTTCCGGTATCGATTCTTTCAGGCGGGGAAAGGCGCAGGGTAGCTCTTTGCCGGCTTTTGCTCCAGCAGCCCGACATTTTGCTTCTCGATGAACCCACCAACCATCTTGATGCTGAATCAGTGCAGTGGCTGGAGGTATATCTGCGGAACTACCCGGGAACAGTTATCGCCGTTACACACGATCGGTATTTTCTTGACAATGTGGCGGGGTGGATTCTGGAACTTGACCGGGGAGAAGGGATTCCATGGAAAGGCAACTATTCGTCGTGGCTGGAACAAAAGGCCCGGCGGCTGGAAATGGAAGAAAAAACCGAAAGCCGGCGCAGAAAAACCCTTGAACGGGAGCTGGAATGGGTGCGCATGGCCCCGAAGGCACGACAGGTCAAATCAAAAGCCCGTCTGAATGCCTATGAAAAACTCCTGGGAGAGGATGTCAAAGTTAAGGAAGAGCGTCTTGAGATATTTATTCCCAACGGTCCCCGCCTTGGTCAGAAAGTGATTGAAGCCAGGCAGGTAGCTAAAGCTTACGGGGATAAACTGCTGTTTGAGAACCTGAATTTCGTTCTTCCTCCCGCAGGGATTGTCGGCGTCATTGGCCCGAATGGCGCAGGCAAAACGACACTCTTTCGTCTGATCATGGGGCTGGAAAAACCCGATGCCGGAGAGTTTGTGGTTGGAGAAACAGTCAGGCTTGGTTATGTTGACCAGGAACATGCTGCGATAGATCCCCAAAAGACTGTTTTTGAAGTCATTTCAGGTGGAAGTGATTTTATCAGGATGGGAGGACGCGAAATAAACGCCCGCGCCTATGTTGCCCGGTTCAATTTCACCGGAGCCGATCAGGAAAAGAAAGTACATATGCTCTCAGGCGGTGAACGAAACCGGCTTCACCTGGCCCTTACGCTGAAAGAAGAAGCCAACGTTCTGCTACTTGACGAACCAACCAATGACATTGACGTAAATACCCTCCGTGCCCTGGAGGAAGGCCTGGAGGATTTTGCCGGCTGTGCGGTAATCATCTCCCATGACCGCTGGTTCCTTGACCGTGTAGCAACTCATATCCTGGCTTTTGAAGGGAATGCCCAGGTTTATTTCTTTGAAGGGGGATTCTCGGAATATGAAGAAAACCGCAAAAAAAGAACGGGAGAAACCACACCGAAACGTTTCCGGTTTAAAAAACTTACCCGATAG
- a CDS encoding SpoIIE family protein phosphatase, with protein sequence MRKVPGYYLLLLFGMLVWTEALPAQVADMPKAEHFSTENGLSQAQINAILQDAYGFLWIGTQDGLNRYDGNKFVHFQHLPFDTTSLSNNYVRSITEDPDHNLWIATDYGLCVFRRKENRISCFFHQDDNPNSLTANQVYGVYSDRRGDIWIKTANAIDRFDRTTERFYHFPHFNDPQNFVTGLQSYPILEDAKGFLWFGSKDGLFRMDSLRTSLVRFSSALSDPGSISNNYIRALFLDHSGNLWVGTRNGLNRFDYSSGKFFRYYPSGRTLPLPENSVNAITEDYTGRLWLGTDNGYLIFTPEKGVVKQVTQVEANSQMRTLRMVTGIFSDYTGLIWIGSLEGLYKVSPFPPRFGLIKSQQTSYQPLSSYDIGSLFEDDDGRLWIGTWGGGLNILDRTTGKNIVYSENSPDPAHRIGNNYIHAIIRLSNGDILVGTQNGAFIYSGGRFVTFCSKYVQKACKVFNNNRIYDITEDRSGNIWFATGYGLFRYDPDRRSVFSISQIPLKKGMLSLNTVFSVAEDKPGNIWFGTDNGLLCYERSSGLYRHYIASRNPSDSSISSNSVYTLFYDSRGILWIGTQSGLNRYLASRDRFITYSTKDGLPSNLIYEILEDKRHAIWLSTNYGIASFFPDSTGFFRYDLADGLQNYEFNLGAAYCSRTGEVFFGGISGLNFFHPDSLIRSGKEPKVRIGEIELVYRNGAIRRIYEAPDVLVIPPEVKVFHIDFAVLDFQNPVKNRYGYKLVSSGEKGEWIDLQNRNTATFASLSPGLYQFSLRGANAEQQWSREIYSMQIKVLAPFYRSTTALVLYVLLLGVLIAGFINWRTRNLRMSNKILLERHIDSLRIEKQRKELEIKNKAITDSLRYAQRIQSALMPSEKMVKKIFPESFIFFRPRDIVSGDFYWIHQKNGIISIATVDCTGHGVPGAFMSIIGYELLRTVTGHQFVSDPAWVLNELNSGLRSIFGDSEHVSLKDGMDVSFVIIEKQKRKLRFAGAFSPLFIVRNDKILEIDGDRFSVALTQDTEDVREFQSHEIDLLPEDVVYMFSDGYVDQFGGPEGKKFKYRRFRFLLLNIYRLSMEEQKRMLENTFDNWKGENDQVDDVLVIGFRPLSE encoded by the coding sequence ATGAGAAAGGTGCCTGGATATTATCTCTTGCTTTTGTTTGGCATGCTGGTATGGACTGAAGCACTACCCGCACAGGTAGCAGATATGCCGAAAGCCGAACATTTTTCCACAGAGAACGGACTGAGCCAGGCACAGATAAATGCCATTCTGCAAGATGCTTACGGATTTCTGTGGATCGGCACACAGGATGGACTGAACCGGTATGATGGCAATAAATTTGTTCATTTTCAGCATCTTCCGTTTGATACTACGAGTCTTTCCAATAATTATGTACGAAGCATTACGGAAGATCCGGACCATAATTTATGGATTGCCACTGATTACGGGCTTTGCGTTTTCAGAAGAAAGGAGAACAGAATTTCCTGTTTTTTTCACCAGGATGACAATCCCAACTCTCTTACCGCAAATCAGGTTTACGGAGTTTACTCCGATCGCAGGGGCGATATCTGGATAAAGACCGCAAATGCCATAGATCGTTTTGATCGAACGACGGAAAGGTTTTATCATTTTCCTCATTTTAATGATCCCCAGAATTTCGTTACCGGATTGCAGAGTTATCCTATTCTTGAGGATGCAAAGGGCTTTCTTTGGTTTGGAAGCAAAGACGGTCTTTTCAGGATGGATTCCCTGCGCACCTCATTGGTTCGTTTTTCTTCTGCTCTGTCTGATCCGGGTTCTATAAGTAACAACTATATCAGGGCGCTTTTTTTGGATCATTCAGGTAACTTATGGGTTGGAACCCGAAACGGACTTAACAGATTTGATTATTCATCCGGGAAATTTTTCCGCTACTATCCTTCGGGCAGAACACTACCCTTGCCTGAAAATTCAGTGAATGCCATTACTGAAGATTATACAGGCCGGTTATGGCTTGGAACCGATAACGGCTATCTGATATTTACCCCCGAAAAGGGAGTTGTTAAACAGGTAACCCAGGTGGAAGCAAACAGTCAGATGCGGACACTCCGCATGGTCACCGGGATATTTTCTGATTATACCGGCCTGATCTGGATTGGCAGTTTGGAAGGATTGTACAAGGTTTCTCCGTTTCCTCCTCGTTTTGGATTGATCAAAAGTCAGCAAACTTCCTATCAGCCTTTGAGTTCGTATGATATCGGTTCCCTATTTGAAGATGATGATGGCCGTTTATGGATTGGTACATGGGGAGGAGGTTTAAATATTCTGGACAGAACGACAGGGAAAAATATTGTTTACTCAGAGAATAGTCCTGATCCGGCTCACAGGATCGGGAATAATTACATCCATGCGATCATCCGGTTATCCAACGGGGATATTCTGGTGGGTACGCAAAACGGAGCATTTATATATTCGGGAGGCCGGTTTGTTACCTTTTGCTCAAAATATGTTCAGAAGGCCTGCAAGGTTTTTAACAACAACCGGATTTATGATATTACCGAGGACAGGTCGGGAAATATATGGTTTGCTACCGGTTACGGATTGTTCAGGTATGATCCGGACAGGCGTTCTGTTTTCAGTATCAGCCAGATTCCGCTAAAGAAGGGTATGCTAAGTCTGAACACCGTTTTTTCTGTAGCCGAGGATAAACCCGGGAATATCTGGTTTGGTACAGACAATGGATTGCTCTGTTATGAAAGATCAAGCGGATTGTACCGGCATTATATTGCATCAAGGAATCCTTCTGACAGCTCCATTTCGAGCAACTCGGTTTATACTCTGTTTTATGATTCAAGGGGAATTCTGTGGATAGGCACGCAATCGGGTCTGAACCGTTACCTGGCTTCCCGTGACCGGTTCATTACCTATTCAACAAAAGACGGATTGCCCAGCAACCTGATCTATGAAATTCTGGAAGATAAAAGGCATGCCATCTGGCTAAGTACCAATTATGGTATTGCCAGCTTCTTTCCTGATAGTACGGGTTTTTTCCGGTATGATCTGGCGGATGGATTGCAGAATTATGAGTTCAATCTGGGAGCTGCTTATTGCAGCCGAACAGGAGAGGTTTTTTTCGGGGGTATTTCAGGGCTGAATTTTTTTCATCCTGATTCCCTGATCCGTTCAGGAAAGGAGCCTAAGGTAAGGATAGGAGAGATTGAACTTGTTTACCGGAACGGGGCCATCCGGCGGATTTACGAGGCACCGGATGTTTTGGTCATCCCTCCTGAAGTAAAAGTTTTTCATATTGATTTTGCCGTTCTTGATTTTCAGAATCCTGTAAAGAACCGCTACGGTTATAAACTGGTCAGTTCAGGAGAAAAAGGCGAGTGGATTGATCTTCAGAACCGAAATACGGCCACATTTGCCAGTCTGTCACCGGGTCTGTATCAGTTTTCCCTGCGGGGTGCAAATGCTGAACAACAATGGAGTCGGGAGATTTACTCGATGCAGATCAAGGTACTGGCTCCCTTTTACCGGTCAACCACTGCCCTTGTCCTGTATGTTCTGCTACTGGGTGTTTTGATAGCCGGATTTATTAACTGGCGTACACGAAATCTCAGAATGTCGAACAAAATTTTACTGGAACGGCACATTGATTCCTTGCGTATTGAAAAGCAGAGAAAAGAGCTTGAAATCAAAAACAAAGCGATTACTGACAGCCTCCGATATGCACAGCGCATACAATCTGCTCTCATGCCTTCCGAAAAAATGGTCAAAAAGATCTTTCCCGAATCGTTTATTTTTTTCAGGCCCAGAGATATTGTCAGCGGTGATTTTTACTGGATTCATCAGAAAAACGGAATTATCAGCATTGCCACGGTCGATTGCACCGGCCATGGTGTACCGGGTGCCTTTATGTCGATTATTGGATATGAACTGCTTAGAACTGTCACCGGCCATCAATTTGTAAGCGATCCTGCCTGGGTGCTGAATGAACTGAATTCAGGACTTAGAAGCATTTTTGGAGATTCGGAGCATGTATCGCTGAAAGACGGAATGGATGTTTCTTTTGTTATCATAGAAAAGCAGAAACGAAAACTGCGTTTTGCCGGAGCCTTCAGTCCGCTCTTTATTGTGAGAAACGACAAAATTCTTGAGATTGACGGGGACCGTTTTTCGGTGGCATTGACTCAGGATACTGAAGATGTCAGGGAATTTCAGAGCCATGAAATTGATCTTTTGCCCGAAGATGTTGTATATATGTTTTCTGACGGGTATGTTGATCAATTTGGCGGGCCCGAAGGCAAAAAGTTTAAATACCGCCGGTTCCGTTTTCTTCTCCTTAATATCTATCGACTGTCAATGGAGGAACAAAAGCGCATGCTTGAGAATACTTTTGATAACTGGAAGGGAGAAAACGACCAGGTGGATGATGTGCTTGTAATTGGGTTCCGGCCGCTTTCGGAGTAA
- a CDS encoding response regulator: MKFLDHIIAALERTGVIPGEEDQTRKIILNQAFISIGFLLTFLFGLIAFFNKLFLIGGFLIALALILAGTFFYLRKTKNYSLSSIIFVASSTLLLLFLSITGGTKGTGLIWLPVYPVLTVLLLGPRKGSYVTGGFTVLIFLLCIFPGPSFLPHPFPLPFAFRALASMLSVWAFLLFYEYLRIDYYSRMEREMLSARNQNRSKDEFISKLSHQIRTPLNNIMVISELLEDSSLDEAQRDLLDTIIASTSNLANVVNSIAKVSSIEFSEKKDYQITFDLYNTISSTLNLFKKDDNLEIVLHFDPKLPRNLTGAPVRVKQVFLNLIDNIVKFHGNRKAEIEVRVKAGKETEEFIIPAFEVKTTLMPLRFISDQENIDYREITGETTVAETEILDFTIARKLIQTAGGKLEINNTTQYTLFSFEMRFRRAGKLIAEPLPAKGKPAVKVPVKKAVELKDASVLLVEDNLINQKIIQLSLKKIVKTIDVANNGKEALDKFGSNKYDLILMDIQMPVMDGIVATRKIREIESSAGSFTPIIAITANALSGDKEVCIAAGMNDYIAKPFQIEVLIQKMSTLLATK; encoded by the coding sequence ATGAAATTTTTGGATCATATTATTGCTGCCCTGGAACGTACCGGCGTTATACCGGGGGAAGAGGATCAGACACGTAAAATCATTCTCAATCAGGCTTTTATTTCAATAGGCTTTCTTCTTACCTTCCTTTTCGGCCTGATTGCTTTCTTTAATAAATTGTTTCTGATCGGGGGTTTCCTTATAGCCCTGGCATTAATCCTTGCCGGAACATTCTTCTATCTTCGGAAAACAAAAAATTACTCCCTGTCATCCATTATTTTTGTTGCATCATCCACACTTCTTTTATTATTCCTAAGTATCACGGGAGGAACAAAAGGCACAGGACTGATATGGCTGCCGGTCTATCCTGTTCTTACCGTTCTTCTCCTCGGCCCACGGAAAGGAAGTTATGTCACCGGAGGGTTTACTGTTCTTATCTTCCTTCTTTGCATTTTTCCGGGCCCTTCCTTTTTGCCGCATCCCTTCCCACTTCCTTTTGCTTTCAGGGCGCTTGCATCCATGCTCAGTGTGTGGGCATTTCTTTTATTCTATGAATACCTGCGGATTGACTATTATTCCCGGATGGAAAGGGAAATGCTGTCAGCGCGCAACCAAAACCGGTCCAAAGATGAGTTCATTTCGAAATTGTCCCATCAAATCCGCACACCCCTGAACAATATAATGGTAATCAGCGAACTGCTTGAAGATTCTTCTCTGGATGAAGCGCAGAGGGATCTGCTCGATACCATCATCGCCTCCACCAGCAATCTTGCCAATGTTGTAAACAGCATAGCAAAAGTCTCTAGCATTGAGTTCTCTGAGAAAAAAGATTATCAGATCACCTTTGACCTCTACAATACGATTTCGAGCACACTTAACCTTTTTAAAAAAGACGACAACCTGGAGATTGTTTTGCACTTCGATCCCAAATTGCCCAGAAATCTTACAGGAGCTCCTGTGCGGGTGAAACAGGTTTTTCTGAACCTCATTGATAACATTGTCAAGTTCCATGGAAACCGCAAAGCAGAGATAGAAGTCCGTGTAAAAGCAGGAAAAGAAACCGAAGAGTTTATCATCCCTGCATTTGAGGTCAAGACAACCTTAATGCCTTTGCGGTTCATTTCGGATCAGGAAAATATTGACTACCGCGAAATAACAGGAGAAACAACGGTTGCCGAAACGGAAATACTGGATTTCACCATTGCAAGAAAACTGATTCAGACAGCCGGAGGAAAGCTGGAAATCAACAATACAACCCAGTATACGCTCTTCTCATTTGAGATGCGTTTCCGCAGGGCAGGGAAACTCATTGCCGAACCATTGCCTGCCAAAGGAAAGCCGGCCGTTAAGGTTCCCGTAAAAAAGGCTGTTGAGCTGAAGGACGCCAGCGTTCTCCTTGTGGAAGATAATCTTATCAATCAGAAGATTATTCAGCTCAGTCTGAAAAAAATCGTAAAAACCATCGATGTGGCGAATAATGGAAAAGAAGCGCTCGATAAATTCGGCAGCAACAAATACGATCTGATACTGATGGATATCCAGATGCCGGTAATGGATGGTATTGTAGCAACCCGTAAAATAAGGGAAATTGAATCATCTGCCGGATCCTTCACCCCCATTATTGCCATAACCGCCAATGCCCTGTCAGGTGACAAGGAAGTATGCATTGCAGCCGGAATGAACGATTATATTGCCAAGCCTTTTCAGATTGAAGTTCTGATTCAAAAGATGAGTACCCTGCTGGCAACTAAGTAA
- a CDS encoding T9SS type A sorting domain-containing protein yields MKWFLRFFFLMSLCPLMLSAQNEVLIADFETSIPNTYYYAPGGTATVVDNPYVDARNGSAKVLRFDKSSGTYKLIGFGFPDLQIKVKDVKQVEFLIYGENFNSLYVSTENTLDPRTSEIHKIWAKPYGTSNVWYKVTVPLNKPDPQDTLGYLGYLNIFPNMEDAAQATFYIDSVKLVLFPTGVGVESVTVDPKQVELIVNEKRLIEAQIEPEDADNKNVTWASTDADVATVDATGMVTAVSAGSAKIYVTTEDGGFTDTCYVTVTDVIPEYPPVIANFEDVVPSDAPGSGVWQVFSWNGSREIIPNPVKDENNNTDNLLHYTKDAGATWSGFGFFYQDGIYTTPDLESLELMLYGVQWTKLFVKVEGIKNGTPATFYETPWPWAPPSTAGSWNKIVIPFGPNLAGSRIKNILVMCADVSDPFEVYVDQVKLNYKVSVESVALNKTTLELAVGAEEYLEAIITPANASNQNVTWESSNTAVATVNSLGKVVAVAPGTATITVTTEDGAKTATCEVTVIQTGIHSTTAKQNYLYPNPVTGSVLYVAVPSAVSGTVQFRIMDVSGRIVQSFSSPVNGSRTYQLSVRLVPGNYLLKVTGEGVNDMMKLIVK; encoded by the coding sequence ATGAAGTGGTTTTTACGCTTTTTCTTTTTAATGAGCCTGTGTCCGCTCATGTTGTCTGCTCAGAATGAAGTTCTTATTGCAGACTTTGAAACTTCCATTCCCAACACCTACTATTACGCCCCCGGGGGTACAGCCACTGTGGTGGATAACCCGTATGTTGATGCCAGAAATGGCAGTGCCAAGGTTCTGCGTTTTGACAAAAGTTCGGGGACTTACAAACTTATCGGATTCGGATTTCCTGACCTGCAGATAAAGGTGAAGGATGTAAAGCAGGTGGAATTTCTGATTTATGGCGAAAATTTCAACAGTCTTTACGTGTCAACGGAAAATACCCTTGACCCGCGGACAAGTGAAATTCACAAGATCTGGGCTAAACCTTACGGTACTTCAAATGTCTGGTACAAAGTGACCGTTCCGCTTAACAAGCCTGATCCACAGGATACCCTCGGGTATCTGGGGTATCTCAACATTTTTCCGAACATGGAAGATGCTGCCCAAGCAACCTTTTATATTGACAGCGTGAAACTGGTGCTTTTCCCCACCGGTGTCGGGGTAGAAAGTGTGACCGTTGACCCCAAACAGGTTGAGCTTATTGTGAATGAAAAGCGCTTAATTGAAGCGCAAATTGAACCTGAAGATGCTGATAATAAGAATGTTACATGGGCATCAACCGATGCTGATGTTGCCACGGTAGATGCTACCGGAATGGTTACGGCTGTTTCAGCTGGTTCAGCTAAAATCTATGTGACCACTGAAGATGGCGGGTTTACCGATACCTGTTATGTTACCGTAACGGATGTAATTCCTGAATATCCGCCTGTGATAGCCAACTTTGAGGATGTGGTTCCTTCTGATGCCCCCGGTTCAGGTGTATGGCAGGTGTTCAGCTGGAATGGTTCGAGGGAGATAATTCCCAATCCGGTTAAAGACGAGAACAATAATACTGATAATTTACTGCATTATACCAAGGATGCCGGCGCTACGTGGTCAGGTTTCGGATTCTTTTACCAGGATGGCATTTACACCACACCCGATCTGGAAAGCCTTGAACTGATGTTGTATGGTGTGCAATGGACCAAGCTCTTTGTTAAAGTGGAAGGTATCAAAAACGGAACACCTGCTACCTTTTATGAAACTCCGTGGCCGTGGGCACCACCCTCAACGGCTGGAAGCTGGAATAAAATTGTGATTCCTTTTGGGCCCAATCTTGCCGGCAGCCGGATAAAGAATATTCTTGTCATGTGTGCCGATGTCAGCGACCCGTTCGAAGTGTATGTTGATCAGGTAAAACTGAATTATAAAGTTTCCGTGGAATCGGTAGCGCTCAATAAAACAACCCTTGAACTGGCTGTCGGTGCTGAAGAATATCTTGAAGCTATTATTACTCCGGCCAATGCTTCGAACCAGAACGTTACCTGGGAAAGTTCCAATACTGCCGTTGCCACAGTAAACTCACTGGGCAAAGTAGTAGCCGTAGCTCCCGGAACCGCTACCATTACGGTAACTACCGAAGACGGTGCCAAAACGGCCACCTGTGAAGTTACTGTTATTCAAACAGGTATCCATTCAACCACGGCAAAACAAAATTATCTGTATCCAAATCCGGTGACCGGTTCTGTGCTTTATGTTGCAGTGCCTTCAGCTGTATCCGGAACGGTTCAGTTCAGAATAATGGATGTTTCAGGACGCATCGTTCAATCCTTCAGCTCACCTGTTAACGGAAGCCGCACCTATCAGCTTTCTGTCCGTCTTGTTCCCGGCAATTACCTGCTGAAGGTAACTGGTGAAGGCGTCAATGATATGATGAAGCTGATCGTGAAATAA
- a CDS encoding menaquinone biosynthesis decarboxylase — MSGGLLTFAEKLRAAGELAEIRIPVDPVLEITEITDRISKLPGGGKALLFHDTGTRFPVLINALGSERRMSMALCADSLDEAGERVNRMLNMVTGMMARSSFSRLIALPEILRMASWMPRKKKGRGACQKHVMEKPDLSALPVLKCWPYDGGRFITLPVVHTVHPDTGLRNAGMYRMQVFSADTTGMHWHRHKTGAQHYCAYKEKKERMPVAVILGGDPLYAYAASAPLPDGIDEYLLAGFLRKRRVTMVRCLTQDIWVPEDADIVIEGFVDPSEPSVTEGPFGDHTGFYSLQDLYPLFHVTCITYRQDAVYPATIVGIPPQEDYYIAKATERIFLPPIRFTLLPEITDLSLPAFGVAHNLAIVSVKKFYPGQASKIAGALWGAGQMMFNKFLVVVDENVNVHDLQQVFHALLSHVRIPDDLIRQTGPLDVLDHAGIGEAYGGKLLLDATEKFREELTAVSPAREFSELSENAGNAGAHVTIVHTIKAVRMIITVAAVAKPQCSFREAVAWINGRIHKSDGKTHIIIITDPGTENLPADLLLWYILANTDPVRDIVFYRGTVPVLGIDATRKSKKTDKFERKWPNVLIMSDEIIQRVDERWSFYDTGSFIPSPSLKVRSLGAGYGPEVVSEE; from the coding sequence ATGTCAGGAGGTTTACTGACTTTTGCGGAAAAACTAAGAGCCGCAGGCGAGCTGGCAGAAATCAGGATTCCTGTTGATCCTGTGCTCGAAATTACAGAAATTACTGACAGAATATCCAAGCTTCCTGGAGGGGGAAAGGCTCTTCTTTTTCATGATACCGGAACCCGTTTTCCTGTTTTGATCAATGCATTGGGCTCTGAGAGGAGGATGAGTATGGCATTATGCGCAGATTCGCTGGATGAAGCGGGTGAAAGGGTCAACAGGATGCTGAATATGGTTACCGGAATGATGGCACGTTCCTCGTTTTCCCGGCTCATAGCGCTTCCGGAAATTCTCAGAATGGCTTCCTGGATGCCGCGAAAGAAAAAGGGACGGGGAGCATGCCAGAAGCACGTCATGGAAAAGCCGGATCTGTCGGCATTGCCTGTTCTCAAATGCTGGCCCTATGACGGGGGAAGGTTCATAACCCTTCCAGTGGTCCATACGGTGCATCCGGATACCGGCCTGCGAAATGCAGGAATGTACAGAATGCAGGTCTTTTCTGCCGATACAACCGGTATGCACTGGCACAGGCATAAAACCGGTGCACAGCATTACTGTGCCTATAAAGAAAAGAAGGAACGGATGCCTGTTGCAGTTATTCTGGGAGGCGATCCGCTGTATGCCTATGCTGCCTCGGCTCCTCTTCCCGATGGCATTGACGAATACCTGCTGGCCGGATTTCTGAGAAAACGCCGTGTGACGATGGTACGATGCCTCACTCAGGACATCTGGGTTCCGGAAGATGCTGATATTGTTATTGAAGGTTTTGTTGATCCCTCTGAGCCCAGCGTTACGGAAGGCCCTTTCGGCGATCATACGGGCTTTTATTCCCTGCAGGACCTTTACCCGCTGTTTCATGTTACCTGTATCACCTACCGTCAGGATGCGGTTTATCCGGCAACCATCGTAGGGATACCCCCACAGGAAGACTATTATATAGCAAAGGCAACCGAGCGGATATTTCTTCCGCCGATCCGGTTTACCCTGCTTCCCGAAATAACGGATTTATCTTTGCCGGCTTTTGGTGTGGCTCATAACCTTGCTATTGTGTCGGTGAAAAAGTTCTATCCGGGACAAGCCTCAAAAATTGCAGGAGCTCTATGGGGCGCAGGACAAATGATGTTCAACAAATTCCTTGTGGTAGTTGATGAGAACGTTAACGTGCATGACCTGCAGCAGGTTTTCCATGCATTGCTTTCCCATGTGCGGATTCCGGACGATCTGATCCGCCAGACCGGCCCCCTTGATGTGCTCGACCATGCTGGAATCGGTGAAGCGTATGGAGGGAAACTTCTTCTTGATGCCACGGAAAAATTTCGTGAAGAATTAACTGCTGTCAGTCCGGCCCGGGAATTTTCAGAATTATCGGAAAATGCAGGGAATGCCGGAGCCCACGTAACCATTGTTCATACAATCAAGGCCGTCAGGATGATCATTACCGTTGCCGCGGTTGCCAAACCGCAGTGTTCGTTCAGGGAGGCTGTGGCGTGGATAAACGGCAGAATCCACAAGTCGGATGGTAAAACCCATATCATTATCATTACCGACCCGGGGACAGAAAATCTTCCGGCAGATCTTCTGTTGTGGTACATATTGGCTAACACTGATCCGGTGCGGGATATTGTTTTTTATCGCGGTACGGTTCCGGTTTTGGGTATTGATGCCACCCGAAAATCAAAAAAAACGGATAAATTTGAACGAAAATGGCCGAATGTACTTATTATGAGTGACGAAATTATTCAGAGAGTTGACGAACGATGGAGTTTTTATGATACAGGTTCATTCATTCCTTCTCCCTCTCTAAAGGTAAGATCGCTTGGGGCAGGATATGGCCCTGAGGTTGTGTCGGAAGAATAA